A part of Lacibacter sp. H407 genomic DNA contains:
- a CDS encoding BT_3928 family protein: MNKSLTLARWFVGILFIFSGLVKANDPLGLSYKMQEFFEAWQLSGFHDYTLGMSILMNAFEIIAGVAVIVGWRMKLFSWLLLLLIVFFTFLTGYAWLATNPDGTAKFASCGCFGDCLPLTPQQSFLKDLLLLVLIGYIFKHRNSIQPMFKKEIMNFIFVLDAAVLSLAFQWFTLKYLPVVDCLPFKKGNNILELRKVPADAVPDKYEYKFKYKKDGKEQEFAMSNLPDSTWEFVERKQTLVAKGKNNEPKIKDFDLKTMDGADISGDILEQKGEYYLLFVQSFNDLKTTDEWIKQVSELAKTKKLLLVTSVPDAAKDFFASDVILGQLDIITCDVTAIKTAARAIPTLYKMNGPVVMKKWSAASFNKLN, encoded by the coding sequence ATGAATAAATCGCTTACACTTGCCCGTTGGTTCGTTGGTATTCTGTTTATCTTTTCCGGATTGGTAAAAGCCAATGATCCACTTGGATTGAGTTATAAGATGCAGGAGTTTTTTGAAGCATGGCAATTATCAGGCTTTCATGATTATACATTGGGAATGTCAATCCTCATGAATGCGTTTGAAATTATTGCAGGTGTTGCTGTAATTGTTGGATGGCGCATGAAACTCTTCAGCTGGTTGTTGTTATTGCTGATCGTGTTTTTCACATTCTTAACGGGCTATGCATGGCTGGCTACCAATCCCGACGGGACAGCCAAGTTTGCTTCCTGTGGTTGCTTTGGCGATTGCCTTCCACTTACACCACAACAATCGTTTTTGAAAGATCTATTACTCTTGGTTCTGATTGGTTATATTTTCAAACATCGCAATAGCATTCAGCCAATGTTTAAAAAGGAGATCATGAACTTCATTTTTGTTTTAGATGCAGCGGTGCTTTCATTGGCTTTTCAATGGTTCACGTTGAAATATTTGCCGGTAGTGGATTGTCTGCCATTTAAAAAAGGTAATAACATTCTTGAATTACGGAAAGTTCCGGCTGATGCGGTACCTGATAAATACGAATACAAGTTCAAATACAAAAAAGACGGGAAGGAGCAGGAGTTTGCAATGAGTAACCTGCCGGATAGCACATGGGAATTTGTTGAACGTAAACAAACTTTGGTAGCGAAAGGAAAAAACAATGAGCCGAAGATCAAAGATTTTGATCTGAAGACGATGGATGGCGCTGATATATCGGGCGACATATTGGAACAAAAAGGCGAATACTATTTGTTATTTGTGCAAAGCTTTAATGACTTGAAAACAACTGATGAATGGATAAAGCAAGTATCGGAGCTGGCGAAAACAAAAAAATTATTACTTGTTACCAGTGTGCCTGATGCAGCAAAAGATTTTTTTGCATCAGATGTTATATTGGGTCAGTTGGATATTATTACATGCGATGTAACAGCGATCAAAACAGCAGCACGGGCTATTCCAACATTGTATAAAATGAATGGACCGGTGGTGATGAAGAAATGGAGTGCAGCGTCATTCAACAAATTGAACTAA
- a CDS encoding ABC transporter permease produces the protein MGAYLLRKLFYGLLVLMGVVTVVFWMFQGFGDPARLVMGQTGDSATIANIKKELYLDQPKWKQFLLYVNDVSPIAVHSKEEIEKKQLQGLFIGGERNLAIKLPYLRRSYQTKKQVGELLMEALPGTIMLAVAAMLLATILGVFLGVVAAVKKDTWMDTSAVFTSIIGISAPSFFMGILIAYVFGFLLSKYTGLNMTGSWFDIDVQTGEHYYTLQNLILPAITLGIRPLAIITQLTRSSMLDVLNQDYVRTAYAKGLSKQTVIWKHALRNALNPVITAVTGWFAELLAGAFFVEYIFGWKGIGKVTVEALEKLDYPVVMGSVLISAFIFVLINMLADVLYAVVDPRVRVG, from the coding sequence TTGGGTGCTTATCTTCTTCGCAAATTATTTTATGGTCTGCTCGTTTTAATGGGCGTGGTTACCGTTGTGTTCTGGATGTTCCAGGGCTTTGGTGATCCTGCCCGTTTGGTGATGGGACAAACCGGCGATAGTGCTACCATCGCCAATATCAAAAAAGAACTGTACCTCGATCAACCCAAATGGAAACAGTTCCTGTTGTATGTAAATGATGTGTCGCCCATTGCCGTACACAGCAAAGAAGAAATTGAAAAAAAACAACTTCAAGGTTTGTTTATTGGCGGAGAAAGGAATTTAGCAATTAAGCTACCTTACCTGCGTCGCAGTTATCAAACAAAAAAACAAGTAGGTGAGTTGTTGATGGAAGCACTACCGGGCACCATTATGCTGGCGGTAGCGGCCATGTTGCTGGCAACTATATTGGGAGTGTTTCTTGGTGTAGTTGCTGCGGTTAAAAAAGATACATGGATGGATACCTCTGCTGTGTTTACCAGCATCATCGGTATTTCTGCACCCTCTTTCTTTATGGGAATTTTGATTGCGTATGTGTTTGGTTTTTTATTGAGTAAGTACACCGGGCTTAACATGACGGGCAGTTGGTTTGATATTGATGTACAAACCGGCGAACATTATTATACATTGCAAAATCTCATTTTACCTGCTATTACATTGGGCATTCGTCCATTGGCAATCATTACACAGCTTACACGAAGTTCAATGCTGGATGTGCTCAACCAGGATTATGTGCGTACTGCTTATGCAAAAGGATTGAGCAAACAAACGGTGATCTGGAAACATGCATTACGCAACGCATTGAATCCGGTTATAACAGCGGTGACAGGTTGGTTTGCGGAATTACTGGCTGGTGCCTTTTTTGTTGAATATATTTTTGGATGGAAGGGCATTGGAAAAGTAACTGTGGAAGCATTAGAGAAATTAGATTATCCCGTTGTGATGGGTAGTGTGCTGATCAGTGCGTTTATTTTTGTGTTGATCAATATGCTGGCAGATGTGTTGTATGCAGTTGTTGATCCGAGAGTGAGAGTAGGGTGA